A part of Arachis hypogaea cultivar Tifrunner chromosome 12, arahy.Tifrunner.gnm2.J5K5, whole genome shotgun sequence genomic DNA contains:
- the LOC112729060 gene encoding stearoyl-[acyl-carrier-protein] 9-desaturase 6, chloroplastic → MVSLGWDHNGFHHRQSKVSKPHARKPTLPNAPSSTLIRTPESYAIPPEKIEVFKSLEGWVSKCILPLVKPVEQSWQPLDFLPDFSLPDEDFNNKLRALRDRTAELPDDYFVVLVGDMITEEALPTYQTRLNQLDGVADKTGSCTSPWAVWSRAWTAEENRHGDLLRTYLYLSGRVDMRMIERTIHYLIAAGMECDIDKNPYMGFVYTSFQERATFISHGNTARLAKENGDPVLARICGTIAADEKRHENAYTKIVEKLLEVDPTEAVVAISNMMRKGITMPAHLMQDGKDPHLFHHFAAVAQRLGVYTANDYADILEFLIDRWKLEKIQDLTSEGRRAQDFVCGLAPKIRRFQVRAAERAHETETHSVKFSWIFNKEVSLI, encoded by the exons ATGGTATCACTTGGATGGGACCATAATGGTTTCCATCACAGACAATCCAAAGTCTCCAAGCCACATGCACGTAAACCTACACTTCCAAATGCACCTTCTTCAACACTAATAAGAACCCCTGAATCATACGCAATCCCACCAGAGAAGATTGAAGTTTTCAAGTCACTTGAGGGTTGGGTTTCAAAGTGCATCTTGCCACTTGTCAAGCCCGTTGAGCAAAGCTGGCAGCCTCTTGATTTTTTACCGGACTTCTCCCTGCCGGACGAGGACTTCAACAATAAG TTGAGGGCTCTAAGAGATCGGACAGCTGAACTTCCAGAcgattattttgtggttttggtgGGTGATATGATCACGGAGGAAGCTTTGCCGACTTATCAAACAAGGCTCAACCAGCTCGATGGCGTGGCGGATAAGACGGGCTCATGCACAAGCCCATGGGCAGTGTGGTCTCGGGCTTGGACCGCAGAAGAGAATAGGCATGGAGACTTGCTCCGAACTTATTTGTACCTTTCAGGACGAGTTGATATGCGTATGATTGAGAGGACCATCCATTACTTGATTGCAGCTGGCATG GAATGCGATATAGACAAGAATCCATATATGGGATTTGTGTACACATCATTTCAAGAACGGGCTACTTTTATTTCACACGGCAACACGGCTCGGCTTGCTAAGGAAAACGGTGATCCAGTGCTTGCGCGAATATGTGGCACCATTGCTGCAGATGAAAAGCGTCACGAGAATGCATACACAAAGATCGTTGAGAAGCTTCTAGAAGTGGATCCTACAGAGGCAGTGGTTGCAATATCAAACATGATGCGCAAAGGAATCACAATGCCAGCACACTTGATGCAGGATGGGAAGGATCCACACCTCTTTCATCACTTCGCTGCAGTGGCACAACGACTTGGTGTCTACACAGCCAATGATTATGCTGACATTTTGGAGTTTTTGATCGACAGGTGGAAATTAGAGAAGATACAGGATTTAACTTCTGAAGGAAGACGTGCACAGGATTTTGTGTGTGGTCTAGCACCCAAGATTAGAAGGTTTCAAGTACGAGCTGCTGAGAGAGCACATGAAACAGAGACACATAGTGTCAAATTTAGTTGGATTTTCAACAAGGAAGTGTCATTAATATAA